A genomic window from Acinetobacter chinensis includes:
- a CDS encoding phage tail tube protein — MSKGTDVVIHITKEETPNTLPALPEWHTLRRNSDSLKKTVSLTQSDEIVNSRFEQGSIATSGEATGNIEYELSALSQDMFLEGMAGNVFTDSGTPDVSTLEIGGDTLATYTIVKHDKKVGLIQVFTGCRIGELTIQGDTEGKITGSVSVSATGYATPAVTPVTNPQAATTTPFMSSLNLNSFKINGETTVGKACAESFTITVNNNLTAKPCLASGSLIPNRYTEGNVTITLNVTLALTATSKEWIPYVESRETMTAEIGMEDTAGNAYGFHFTRLELDNDGLSDTNKNDDHTLAMEFRHVKEAPTITRTTA; from the coding sequence ATGTCAAAAGGCACTGATGTGGTGATCCACATTACGAAAGAAGAAACACCAAATACGCTTCCGGCTTTGCCTGAATGGCACACCCTTCGACGCAATTCGGACTCTTTAAAAAAGACAGTATCCCTGACACAGTCAGATGAAATTGTTAATTCACGATTTGAACAGGGCTCAATTGCTACTTCAGGTGAAGCGACCGGCAATATCGAATATGAACTCTCTGCACTCAGTCAGGATATGTTCCTGGAGGGGATGGCAGGGAATGTATTCACAGATTCGGGTACACCGGATGTTTCTACACTTGAAATTGGTGGTGATACGCTGGCAACATATACGATTGTTAAACATGACAAAAAAGTTGGTCTCATTCAGGTGTTCACTGGTTGCCGTATTGGGGAACTGACAATACAGGGTGACACAGAAGGCAAGATTACCGGCAGCGTATCAGTCAGCGCTACAGGCTATGCGACACCTGCTGTGACACCGGTGACCAATCCACAGGCAGCAACAACAACCCCGTTTATGTCATCTCTTAATCTGAACTCTTTCAAAATTAATGGTGAAACTACGGTCGGCAAAGCCTGTGCTGAGTCATTCACGATCACTGTAAACAATAACCTGACAGCTAAACCCTGCCTTGCGAGTGGTAGCCTTATTCCAAACCGCTACACGGAAGGTAATGTGACCATCACACTGAATGTGACGCTGGCACTTACTGCCACCTCAAAAGAATGGATTCCTTATGTCGAATCACGGGAAACCATGACTGCTGAAATTGGCATGGAAGATACAGCAGGAAATGCTTATGGATTCCACTTCACCAGACTTGAACTGGATAACGATGGTTTGTCAGATACCAATAAAAATGATGACCACACACTCGCTATGGAGTTCCGTCATGTGAAGGAAGCTCCAACCATCACACGTACTACAGCTTAA
- a CDS encoding phage tail terminator-like protein, whose translation MMTNTQALRAIMARIGTFRGMLKEHIQLANNPLSEGKQFEPPEKELWAKVTVSNGGKFISGIGEKPCTRTTGIVFIQLFAPLNTGTDSLSQLADKWVEHLEFYKKDDLEMREASVIDAGHSSAIGDPSSMSYYQYNVNVAYVVN comes from the coding sequence ATGATGACAAATACTCAGGCATTACGGGCAATCATGGCACGTATTGGCACTTTCCGAGGGATGTTAAAAGAACACATCCAGCTTGCAAACAATCCTTTGTCTGAAGGTAAACAGTTTGAACCACCTGAAAAGGAGTTATGGGCAAAAGTGACAGTGAGCAACGGTGGGAAGTTTATTTCAGGCATTGGAGAGAAACCCTGTACCAGAACGACTGGCATAGTGTTTATTCAATTGTTTGCACCATTAAATACAGGCACTGATAGCCTGTCTCAGCTTGCTGATAAATGGGTTGAGCATCTAGAGTTCTATAAAAAAGACGATCTTGAGATGCGTGAAGCGAGTGTGATTGATGCTGGACATTCCAGTGCCATTGGTGATCCATCCAGTATGAGTTACTACCAATACAATGTGAATGTGGCATATGTGGTGAATTAA
- a CDS encoding super-infection exclusion protein B, with the protein MENLIKAILDIFRTHNILLYVVCIVSGVLSYNVFGLAELTGFVNIKGEYRNYVGLVFLVCVITVLVLCIKSIVSYFRHSITDIKNRKEKGRLIEQKLINLTNPEKAVLFQYFIQNSETIWLPLSGQEVVELCNSHILTLASSSSRPTIAGQAVMLKLSQLLKQRLANLYPEIYSNNYDQNVVNDLVLKFTPNSVHEVNKNRKIFNY; encoded by the coding sequence ATGGAAAATTTGATAAAAGCAATTCTAGATATTTTCAGAACACATAATATCCTTCTTTATGTAGTCTGTATCGTTTCAGGCGTGCTTTCTTATAATGTATTTGGTTTGGCTGAGTTAACAGGGTTTGTAAATATTAAGGGTGAGTACAGGAATTACGTTGGTCTAGTTTTTCTTGTTTGTGTAATCACAGTTTTAGTACTTTGCATTAAATCTATAGTTTCTTATTTTCGACACTCAATTACTGATATCAAAAATAGGAAGGAAAAAGGAAGGTTAATCGAGCAAAAGCTTATAAATCTCACAAACCCCGAGAAAGCTGTATTGTTTCAGTATTTTATACAAAATTCAGAAACAATATGGTTACCCTTGAGTGGTCAGGAGGTTGTAGAACTTTGTAATTCACATATTTTAACACTTGCAAGCAGCTCATCTAGACCGACAATTGCAGGTCAAGCAGTGATGTTGAAGCTATCTCAGCTTTTAAAGCAAAGGCTTGCGAACTTATATCCTGAAATATACTCAAACAATTATGATCAAAATGTAGTGAATGATTTAGTCCTAAAATTTACGCCAAATAGCGTTCATGAAGTAAATAAAAATAGAAAAATTTTTAATTATTAA
- a CDS encoding glutamate 5-kinase produces the protein MIKNKIQSKVAAAFSNKLADAVDSFTCSKEIRSGELDFETQTYPVTTVEAYSGRGVLFGSYLKDMVKPTDYQVTDSKATVLQNEVTQVPQIGDVWDSIKGSFRVVNIGADPTGSIWVCQLRKV, from the coding sequence ATGATCAAAAATAAGATCCAGTCTAAAGTTGCTGCTGCATTCAGTAATAAGCTTGCCGATGCGGTAGATTCATTCACCTGCTCCAAAGAAATACGTTCCGGTGAGCTGGATTTTGAGACTCAGACTTATCCTGTGACAACTGTTGAAGCCTATAGCGGGCGGGGTGTGCTGTTTGGCTCGTATCTGAAAGATATGGTCAAACCAACTGATTACCAGGTGACTGACTCAAAAGCCACAGTACTGCAGAATGAAGTGACTCAGGTACCGCAGATTGGTGATGTCTGGGACTCCATTAAAGGAAGCTTTAGGGTGGTGAATATTGGTGCAGATCCAACGGGAAGCATCTGGGTTTGCCAGTTGCGGAAAGTTTAG
- a CDS encoding tape measure protein, whose amino-acid sequence MTQTSRLVIEIDSRNAERNARAVAAELENLTVKGGKAEMQMTEMSASIKSLVGYMGGILTISKAIAMADGYTQMAARIRNATASAEEYRLVQDRVLATANTTYRSLGEAQEVYLSLAGGMKSLGRSTTETLDLVDSLSFSFTHNATRTDQAQSAMDSLSKSMAKGKIDADAWISIVTGADNVIADMAKTTGKSEAEIRKLGAEGKASLEDLIKTLIATREQNEKLANNMENSLADGFTMLSNAVTVYLGKANEATSATGIMAGALGELAQNLDSVANVAMIGGVAFLTKTILAQTVAIRGSIAESLKKNSVNLSELTTNAALTASEARKTGAVAQYTAMQLADAKATAARMTGLQRLSYIQATVIPLETKATQATAAHAAATAADTIAQEANNKARSRAAALYSLIGGPIGAVTLGVTALAAGYVYFSSRAEEANKKLEEQAAVAKKAKDELLALKGLEKDGAINDMTAAFERQNKALSESSSKINMQLNAIEQLYKGNKEVVQVVQDARNGTISMTEAVQRFNELRISKDVYESIKANTAEFVKNAQEATNTSSKLKLFGIEVEVAGRNAQTAIVGVDGNTKALKENKSAANSAAEAQKSFKASLFDREFDAYLTKNLLAKGYTPEQVANMVQTANWARKNNVQLTNDLFQIGLQTLSIEQQNSKVIESRNKVLKENTKEAEKKYQYTQAELKMLQKVATLSAKHDLDGIGAKYGIPKNYLAGLMAQESKGNPDAVSPTGAIGYYQTTSAYRKDNGLSIADSKNLPVIAEVVAKNLAKAYKELGDWEAAIRSHNAGLAGSAQFAKSGKVNGGAERNKEVTNFAPAVNKWIVGLGGSALKNKGVDDAINDLKQYSEFLKEQADLQKSLELDVANEVTKIRENLKDKLKEIDKAGFSADEKNRLVAEYQSRADSEISIAEYALKTKLNDYTSFKKSEVQLLKDSFDQKKFYAAHDIELSRSQRDQAVEFLNEQYAHELGLIQLAKEQRIFQMKEQFLDETVAFEMKYDLEKRKLIEINDLQERAFKAEMLRLQKMTELQQRLNDASKNWAYAQADMLGTGDFLQIQDDRDSREKQSSELADAQVASLAQSAADPDADLEAIAAARELIWQEHHDRMKMIEFDYQMNSLQLQMSYGQSITGAVVSMLKDIGEEKSTSYKVAFAIDKAFTAAQASLAMGQNIAQASKVGFPQNLPLIAGAFAQGAQIASIISSVKAQGFATGGRIRGSGSGTSDSIPIMASNGEFMIRAASAQKIGTENLDYMNRFGELPQNTRRVGMGTVDAIRQNSLSEAKVIVQPQININVPQGYTAEQTKGSDGSVTIDIMKQAVRDEVDRYLPAQMGNPNSRVHKSIVSNTTANTKR is encoded by the coding sequence ATGACACAAACAAGTAGACTGGTTATTGAGATTGACTCCAGAAATGCTGAAAGAAATGCACGTGCGGTAGCGGCAGAGCTTGAAAATCTGACAGTAAAAGGTGGTAAGGCTGAAATGCAGATGACAGAGATGTCTGCATCTATCAAAAGTCTTGTCGGGTACATGGGCGGCATCCTTACTATCAGCAAAGCAATTGCCATGGCTGATGGTTATACACAGATGGCTGCGCGAATTCGTAACGCCACAGCAAGTGCTGAAGAATACAGATTGGTACAGGATCGAGTGCTGGCTACAGCCAATACAACCTACCGTTCTTTAGGTGAAGCGCAAGAAGTGTATTTAAGTCTCGCAGGTGGCATGAAGTCACTTGGTCGCTCTACAACAGAAACACTCGATCTAGTTGATTCACTGTCGTTTAGTTTTACCCACAATGCGACACGAACAGACCAGGCTCAGTCAGCCATGGACTCCCTGTCCAAATCCATGGCAAAAGGCAAGATTGACGCTGATGCATGGATCTCTATTGTCACAGGTGCAGACAATGTAATTGCAGATATGGCTAAAACTACAGGTAAGTCTGAAGCTGAAATTCGGAAACTCGGTGCAGAAGGTAAAGCGTCTCTTGAAGACTTAATCAAGACACTGATTGCCACTCGTGAGCAAAACGAAAAGCTCGCAAATAATATGGAAAACAGCCTGGCAGATGGATTCACCATGCTTTCCAATGCTGTGACTGTATACCTTGGCAAGGCAAATGAAGCTACAAGTGCTACTGGAATTATGGCAGGTGCTTTAGGTGAACTTGCACAGAATCTGGATTCAGTCGCCAATGTGGCCATGATTGGTGGTGTAGCATTCCTGACAAAGACCATTCTTGCCCAGACTGTTGCAATTCGTGGATCTATCGCAGAATCGTTAAAAAAGAATTCCGTCAACCTAAGTGAACTTACCACGAATGCAGCCTTAACTGCTTCTGAAGCACGTAAAACAGGTGCTGTAGCTCAGTACACTGCAATGCAATTGGCAGATGCTAAAGCGACTGCCGCGCGGATGACAGGGTTACAACGGCTTTCATATATCCAGGCTACAGTGATTCCACTTGAAACGAAGGCTACTCAGGCAACTGCCGCCCATGCTGCTGCAACTGCAGCTGACACTATTGCACAGGAAGCCAACAATAAAGCCCGCTCACGTGCTGCTGCGTTATATAGTTTGATTGGTGGTCCAATAGGTGCTGTCACTCTTGGGGTAACTGCACTTGCAGCAGGTTATGTGTATTTCAGTAGCCGAGCAGAAGAAGCGAATAAGAAGCTTGAAGAGCAGGCAGCTGTAGCAAAAAAAGCCAAGGATGAATTGCTTGCTTTAAAGGGGCTTGAGAAAGATGGTGCGATCAATGATATGACCGCCGCTTTTGAGCGTCAGAATAAAGCTTTGTCTGAATCAAGCAGCAAAATCAACATGCAGCTAAATGCCATAGAGCAGCTTTACAAAGGAAATAAAGAGGTTGTACAGGTAGTGCAGGATGCCAGAAATGGCACCATTAGCATGACTGAAGCCGTTCAGCGCTTTAATGAATTACGCATCTCAAAGGATGTATATGAGTCCATAAAGGCGAATACAGCTGAATTTGTGAAAAATGCTCAGGAGGCGACCAATACCAGTTCAAAACTCAAACTGTTTGGGATTGAAGTCGAGGTGGCTGGAAGGAACGCACAGACAGCAATTGTTGGTGTCGATGGAAACACTAAAGCCCTTAAGGAAAATAAAAGTGCTGCAAACAGCGCAGCAGAGGCGCAGAAGAGTTTTAAGGCTTCATTATTTGATCGTGAGTTCGATGCCTATTTGACTAAAAATTTACTTGCCAAGGGTTATACGCCTGAACAAGTGGCCAATATGGTTCAGACAGCTAACTGGGCACGAAAAAATAATGTGCAGCTCACCAATGACTTGTTTCAAATTGGATTGCAGACTCTTTCAATAGAGCAGCAGAACAGCAAGGTCATTGAGTCTAGAAATAAAGTATTAAAGGAAAATACAAAGGAGGCAGAGAAAAAGTACCAGTACACTCAAGCAGAACTCAAAATGCTGCAAAAGGTGGCAACCTTGTCAGCAAAACACGACTTGGATGGTATAGGGGCTAAATACGGTATTCCTAAGAACTATCTTGCTGGGTTAATGGCACAAGAATCTAAGGGCAATCCAGACGCGGTAAGTCCGACTGGCGCAATTGGTTATTACCAAACTACCAGTGCTTATCGCAAGGATAACGGATTAAGCATTGCAGACTCCAAAAACCTTCCGGTTATAGCTGAAGTTGTGGCGAAAAATCTGGCTAAAGCATACAAGGAACTGGGAGATTGGGAGGCTGCGATTCGCTCACACAATGCCGGCCTTGCCGGATCTGCACAGTTTGCAAAAAGCGGAAAAGTTAATGGAGGTGCTGAGCGCAACAAAGAGGTGACTAACTTCGCTCCTGCAGTCAATAAGTGGATAGTTGGTTTGGGTGGCTCGGCTCTAAAAAACAAGGGTGTAGATGATGCGATTAATGATCTTAAGCAGTATTCTGAATTTTTAAAGGAGCAAGCTGACCTACAAAAATCTCTTGAACTTGATGTTGCAAATGAAGTAACCAAAATCCGCGAGAATCTTAAAGATAAACTTAAAGAGATTGATAAGGCAGGGTTTTCTGCAGATGAAAAAAACCGCCTTGTTGCTGAATATCAAAGCCGTGCTGACAGTGAAATATCAATTGCTGAATATGCTCTGAAGACAAAACTGAATGACTATACTTCTTTTAAAAAATCAGAAGTACAGTTATTAAAAGACAGTTTCGATCAAAAGAAATTTTATGCAGCTCATGATATTGAACTGTCCAGGAGCCAGCGTGATCAGGCAGTGGAATTCCTGAATGAGCAGTACGCACATGAGCTTGGTTTAATCCAACTGGCCAAAGAGCAGCGTATTTTTCAGATGAAAGAGCAGTTTCTTGATGAAACAGTTGCTTTTGAAATGAAATACGATCTTGAAAAGAGAAAGCTCATTGAAATAAATGATCTGCAGGAAAGAGCATTTAAGGCTGAAATGCTCAGACTTCAAAAAATGACTGAGTTACAGCAACGGTTAAATGATGCCTCTAAAAACTGGGCTTATGCACAGGCCGATATGCTGGGAACTGGTGATTTTCTGCAGATTCAGGATGATCGGGATTCCAGGGAGAAACAAAGTTCTGAACTTGCAGATGCTCAGGTTGCCTCACTCGCTCAGAGTGCAGCAGATCCTGATGCTGATCTTGAAGCGATTGCTGCAGCACGGGAACTGATCTGGCAGGAACACCATGACCGTATGAAGATGATTGAGTTTGATTACCAGATGAACTCATTACAACTTCAGATGTCATATGGGCAAAGTATCACTGGTGCAGTAGTTTCAATGCTGAAGGATATCGGAGAAGAGAAATCAACTTCATACAAAGTGGCATTTGCAATAGATAAAGCCTTTACTGCAGCTCAGGCATCTTTAGCGATGGGGCAGAACATTGCTCAGGCATCCAAAGTTGGTTTTCCACAAAATCTTCCGTTGATTGCAGGTGCCTTTGCTCAGGGTGCTCAGATTGCTTCAATTATCAGTTCAGTTAAAGCACAGGGGTTCGCAACCGGTGGTCGTATTCGTGGTTCAGGTTCGGGTACAAGTGACTCTATACCGATCATGGCTTCCAATGGTGAATTTATGATCCGTGCTGCTTCAGCTCAAAAAATTGGTACAGAAAATCTTGATTACATGAACCGGTTTGGTGAGCTGCCACAGAACACTCGCCGTGTTGGCATGGGTACTGTTGACGCAATTCGCCAGAACTCATTATCTGAGGCAAAAGTGATTGTACAGCCACAGATCAATATCAACGTCCCTCAGGGATATACCGCAGAACAGACGAAAGGCAGTGATGGGTCAGTGACGATTGATATCATGAAGCAAGCTGTTCGTGATGAAGTGGATCGTTATCTGCCTGCACAGATGGGAAATCCTAACTCCAGGGTTCACAAATCTATAGTTTCGAATACTACGGCAAACACCAAACGCTAA
- a CDS encoding DUF6651 domain-containing protein has product MKLKTTQIDGKTYAEVSEQGLPLYIHDDGKEVAHDAAQTVATISRLNGEAKTNRERYEKAETSLKSFEGIEDPVAAKKAMETLKNFDDKKLVDAGEVEKVKAEAIKAVEEKYAPIIQERDAYQAQLHNELIGGGFARSKYIQDNIAVPVDMVQAQFGSRFKIEEGKVVAYGTDGQKIFSRARPGEVADFDEALESLVGGYQHKDSILKGNRSNGGGFHGGGNNNSGLKRSEMSADAKADYIRQHGQESYLKLSK; this is encoded by the coding sequence ATGAAACTTAAAACAACTCAGATTGATGGCAAAACGTATGCAGAAGTGAGTGAACAGGGCTTGCCACTGTATATCCATGATGACGGTAAAGAAGTTGCTCATGACGCAGCACAAACCGTAGCGACAATTTCACGCCTGAATGGTGAAGCAAAAACCAACCGTGAACGTTATGAAAAAGCTGAAACATCTCTTAAATCCTTTGAAGGTATTGAGGATCCAGTGGCAGCTAAAAAAGCCATGGAAACGCTGAAAAACTTTGACGATAAAAAGCTGGTGGATGCTGGTGAGGTGGAAAAAGTCAAAGCTGAAGCAATTAAAGCGGTTGAAGAAAAATATGCGCCAATTATTCAGGAACGTGATGCATATCAGGCGCAACTGCATAACGAGCTGATTGGCGGTGGCTTCGCTCGTTCTAAGTACATTCAAGACAACATTGCTGTACCCGTAGACATGGTCCAAGCCCAATTCGGCAGCCGTTTCAAAATCGAAGAAGGCAAGGTCGTGGCATACGGCACAGATGGTCAAAAGATCTTCTCCCGTGCACGTCCGGGTGAAGTTGCGGACTTTGACGAAGCCTTAGAGTCCCTGGTTGGTGGATACCAGCATAAAGATTCGATTCTTAAAGGTAATCGTTCAAATGGTGGTGGGTTCCATGGAGGTGGAAATAACAACTCAGGGTTAAAGCGCAGTGAAATGAGTGCCGATGCCAAAGCAGATTACATCCGTCAGCACGGTCAGGAATCATATTTAAAACTTTCAAAATAA
- a CDS encoding major capsid protein: protein MTTTVNSDMIIYNQLAQTAYLERLQDNLNVFNQASNGAIRYVNEIIQGDFKQDSFYRVGGSIEHRDVNSTAKVPSKKIGAGEAVGVKVPFKYGPYASTEEAFKRRARSPAEFAEIVGYDLADALVAGRLQYGLTALKAAITSNPDMIAKGSIAVDGRKALTRGMRKFGDKFGRISLWVMNSDTYFDIVDEALTNQVYGESELVIYGGLPGTLGKPVLVTDIVGDNDAFGLQAGALTVTESQAPGFRAYDINDEENLAMAMRAEGTFNLDVLGYSWDSSKGANPTLALLGADANWVKHATSNKMTAGTLLDLSGTP from the coding sequence ATGACGACTACAGTTAACAGTGACATGATTATCTACAATCAACTGGCTCAAACAGCGTATCTTGAACGCTTACAAGATAACTTGAATGTATTTAATCAGGCGTCTAATGGTGCAATCCGCTATGTGAATGAAATCATTCAGGGGGATTTTAAGCAGGATTCATTTTATCGCGTTGGTGGCAGTATTGAACATCGTGATGTGAACTCCACGGCAAAGGTACCTTCAAAAAAAATCGGAGCAGGTGAGGCGGTTGGCGTAAAGGTTCCGTTTAAGTACGGTCCATATGCATCTACCGAAGAGGCATTTAAACGCCGTGCCCGATCTCCTGCAGAGTTTGCTGAAATTGTGGGCTATGACCTTGCGGATGCTTTGGTCGCAGGACGGTTGCAATATGGTTTAACAGCCCTGAAAGCTGCGATTACCAGTAATCCTGACATGATTGCCAAAGGCAGTATTGCCGTCGATGGTCGCAAAGCTCTGACTCGCGGTATGCGTAAATTTGGCGATAAGTTTGGCCGCATTTCACTTTGGGTTATGAATTCTGATACTTATTTCGACATTGTTGATGAAGCACTGACAAACCAGGTGTATGGCGAGTCCGAACTTGTTATTTACGGTGGGCTGCCAGGCACGCTGGGTAAACCGGTACTTGTGACAGATATTGTGGGTGATAATGATGCATTTGGTCTGCAGGCGGGTGCATTAACGGTTACGGAATCTCAGGCACCCGGATTCCGGGCCTATGACATCAACGATGAAGAAAACCTTGCGATGGCTATGCGTGCAGAAGGTACTTTTAATCTTGATGTGCTTGGCTATTCATGGGATTCATCCAAAGGTGCAAATCCAACACTGGCATTACTCGGTGCAGATGCAAACTGGGTTAAACATGCAACCAGCAACAAAATGACAGCGGGTACATTACTTGATCTGTCAGGTACACCATAA
- a CDS encoding DUF1833 family protein — MAELNEFYLDASPSAAMLECIEISHSLWPQSLRYVLNHTDGVTVTHEDGLVVVYEFMPLQIRRGGAFNDLDQTLDITVNDLGQIVPRLLKIIRNADTEESPAVVYRAYSSVNLDSPLRVIDGFFVEERSTNEEATTFKAATKRANSNGTGLMYTLDEFPSLRSLF, encoded by the coding sequence ATGGCAGAACTGAATGAGTTTTATCTTGATGCTTCCCCATCGGCTGCAATGCTGGAATGTATAGAAATCAGTCATAGTCTATGGCCTCAATCATTGCGCTATGTGCTTAATCATACAGATGGTGTGACAGTAACCCATGAAGATGGCCTGGTAGTGGTTTATGAGTTTATGCCTTTGCAGATCCGTCGAGGTGGAGCATTTAATGATCTGGATCAGACCCTGGATATTACAGTTAATGATCTTGGACAAATTGTTCCCAGACTGCTGAAAATCATTAGAAATGCAGACACTGAAGAAAGTCCAGCTGTTGTGTACCGTGCTTACTCATCTGTAAATCTGGACAGTCCATTGCGTGTAATAGATGGGTTTTTTGTTGAAGAACGCAGTACAAATGAAGAAGCGACCACGTTCAAAGCAGCAACAAAAAGGGCAAACAGTAATGGTACAGGGTTGATGTATACACTTGATGAATTTCCAAGTCTACGGAGTCTGTTCTGA